The following proteins come from a genomic window of Lachnoclostridium phytofermentans ISDg:
- a CDS encoding cation-translocating P-type ATPase — translation MKLEIKRVNKLYTEGLSEQEILLRQEQGLTNAAPENITKTTWQILRENIFTVFNAFNLVIGICLALVGAWTNMVFLVVILTNILIGIFQELHAKRLVESLRLISALKAYVIRDGRESEVTVEDLVLDDITVLRMGKQVCADSVVVYGEIEVNESLLTGESDTIVKRPGDTLLSGSFVVSGTCYAKVEHVGADNFISKLAMGAKKHKKITSELLTSMRKVTKFTGFFIIPVGILLFLEAYFIRSNSITLSVVLTSAALLGMLPKGLVLIISISLATGVIKLSKKNILVQEMHCIETLAHVDMLCLDKTGTITEGKMRVVDVIPLDKNVMPVSFEEAASYFTGAMDDNNATFMALKEHFPSAKTSYKILAKTPFSSHRKWSGITFENLGTIVLGAPEIIMGNDFLPPKEIEKAQKSGQRILYFGFTTEVLKDDVLPSVKSVAAVSFCDPIRSNAKETLSFFKNEGVNIKIISGDNPLTVSSIAEQAGLEGYNSYIDMTNINTEEEVKEAAAKYKIFGRVTPNQKSQLVKALQAQGHTVAMTGDGVNDVLALREADCSIAIGAGSDAARQISQLVLLDSDFSALPNIVMEGRRVVNNIRRVAGIFFIKTIYSVLLSILSILTLSAFPFIPIQITLIDAVIEAFPAFFLSFEPSSKKPEGAFLDTVIKKALPYSLLILISYLAVTWLSPAIGISEAVGKTAVYYLTGFISLLALIKSCKPFNKLRVFLCTASVIGFYAAAYLFSGMLNLEKLTLNGIILFFGIAACCVPLQIILIRMINKLFPVKKAA, via the coding sequence ATGAAGTTGGAGATAAAACGTGTAAATAAGCTTTATACAGAAGGCTTATCTGAACAGGAAATATTACTTAGACAGGAACAAGGACTAACAAACGCTGCTCCTGAAAATATTACAAAAACAACTTGGCAAATTTTACGGGAAAATATTTTTACCGTATTCAATGCCTTTAATCTGGTAATAGGAATTTGTCTCGCTCTTGTGGGAGCATGGACAAATATGGTGTTCTTGGTTGTTATTTTAACGAACATTCTGATTGGTATCTTTCAGGAGTTACACGCCAAAAGATTAGTTGAAAGCCTTAGATTGATTTCTGCGCTTAAAGCGTATGTGATACGTGATGGCAGAGAAAGTGAAGTAACTGTCGAGGATCTCGTTTTAGATGATATCACCGTACTTCGCATGGGAAAACAAGTATGTGCCGATTCTGTTGTGGTTTATGGAGAAATTGAGGTAAACGAATCACTACTTACAGGAGAGTCTGATACAATCGTCAAACGGCCAGGCGACACACTACTTTCAGGAAGTTTTGTTGTCAGTGGTACATGCTATGCCAAAGTGGAACATGTTGGTGCAGATAACTTTATATCCAAACTCGCCATGGGCGCGAAAAAACACAAGAAAATTACATCTGAATTGTTAACCTCAATGAGAAAGGTAACAAAATTCACTGGATTTTTCATCATACCGGTGGGAATACTCTTATTTCTTGAAGCTTATTTTATCCGTTCCAACTCGATTACTCTATCTGTAGTTTTAACTTCCGCTGCTCTTCTTGGTATGCTACCAAAGGGGCTGGTTTTAATAATAAGCATTTCATTAGCAACCGGCGTCATTAAGCTATCGAAAAAGAATATTTTAGTACAGGAAATGCACTGTATTGAAACTCTAGCTCATGTGGACATGCTATGCCTTGATAAGACGGGAACCATTACAGAAGGGAAGATGCGTGTTGTAGATGTTATTCCACTTGATAAAAACGTGATGCCTGTTTCGTTTGAAGAAGCGGCAAGTTATTTTACTGGAGCTATGGATGATAACAACGCCACTTTTATGGCTCTAAAAGAGCATTTCCCGTCAGCCAAAACCTCATACAAAATATTAGCAAAAACCCCGTTTTCATCACACCGTAAATGGAGCGGAATTACTTTTGAAAACTTAGGAACTATTGTGCTTGGTGCACCTGAAATTATTATGGGTAATGACTTTTTGCCACCAAAAGAAATCGAGAAGGCACAGAAGTCGGGCCAGCGTATCTTATATTTTGGTTTCACAACCGAAGTCTTAAAGGACGATGTTCTTCCTTCTGTCAAGTCAGTGGCAGCTGTTAGCTTTTGCGATCCAATTCGAAGTAATGCGAAAGAAACGCTTTCTTTTTTCAAAAATGAGGGCGTAAATATTAAAATCATTTCAGGAGATAATCCGTTGACTGTGTCAAGTATTGCGGAACAAGCGGGCCTTGAGGGATATAATTCCTATATTGATATGACGAATATTAACACAGAGGAAGAGGTAAAAGAAGCAGCAGCAAAATATAAGATTTTCGGACGCGTTACGCCAAACCAGAAAAGCCAGCTTGTAAAAGCATTACAAGCTCAGGGGCATACTGTTGCTATGACTGGAGACGGTGTTAATGATGTACTTGCTCTTAGGGAAGCGGATTGCAGCATAGCAATAGGAGCAGGAAGTGACGCTGCAAGGCAGATATCGCAATTGGTGCTTTTGGATTCTGATTTTTCTGCTCTTCCTAATATTGTTATGGAGGGTAGGCGCGTTGTCAATAATATTAGACGAGTGGCAGGTATTTTCTTCATAAAAACTATATACTCGGTGTTATTATCTATACTTTCGATTTTAACGCTATCAGCCTTCCCATTTATTCCGATTCAGATTACATTGATTGATGCGGTGATCGAAGCATTCCCTGCGTTCTTCTTATCATTTGAACCAAGCAGTAAAAAGCCGGAAGGAGCTTTTTTGGATACGGTTATTAAAAAAGCTCTACCTTATTCCTTGCTGATTTTAATCAGCTATTTGGCAGTCACTTGGCTGTCACCTGCAATTGGAATCTCAGAAGCTGTTGGGAAAACGGCGGTTTATTATTTGACTGGTTTTATCAGTTTGTTAGCCCTGATAAAATCCTGCAAGCCTTTTAACAAGTTGCGTGTATTTTTATGTACCGCATCAGTAATCGGATTTTATGCGGCTGCGTATTTGTTTAGCGGAATGTTAAACCTAGAGAAATTAACGTTAAATGGGATAATCTTATTTTTTGGTATTGCTGCTTGCTGTGTGCCTCTTCAAATAATTTTAATACGTATGATTAACAAGCTGTTTCCTGTGAAGAAAGCTGCTTAA
- a CDS encoding phosphatase PAP2 family protein — protein MKHKLRLQIGLLAVTILAFTVLTVFVTSGAAQSFNDRVYSEISLVIYPSVTSFMKVITNIGEWFVYIPFVLLLLMIPKSRIKVGLPAAYVLGAAAALNFLLKHLFHIDRPVAHRLIEETGYGYPSGHAMIGTAFVGVCLYLFCRYSYHKYLKVAVTILTVIFLMLEGFSRIYLGVHSPTDVIAGYLCGLIIVLVTILVIRSKDLNRIS, from the coding sequence ATGAAACACAAATTAAGATTACAAATTGGCTTACTGGCTGTTACGATTCTGGCATTTACAGTATTGACCGTCTTCGTAACAAGCGGTGCAGCGCAAAGTTTTAATGATAGAGTGTATAGTGAAATCTCTCTTGTTATATATCCTTCTGTTACAAGCTTTATGAAGGTTATTACTAACATTGGTGAATGGTTTGTATATATTCCGTTTGTACTATTATTGTTAATGATACCAAAATCAAGAATTAAAGTAGGCCTTCCCGCTGCCTATGTTTTAGGGGCAGCCGCAGCACTAAACTTTCTGTTAAAACACCTATTTCATATTGACCGTCCAGTAGCACACAGATTGATCGAAGAGACCGGATACGGGTATCCAAGTGGGCACGCTATGATTGGCACAGCGTTTGTCGGGGTCTGTTTATATTTATTTTGTAGGTATTCTTATCATAAGTATTTGAAAGTTGCTGTCACAATCCTTACTGTTATCTTTCTAATGTTGGAAGGTTTTAGCCGTATTTATCTTGGTGTCCATAGTCCAACCGACGTTATTGCTGGATATCTATGTGGACTGATTATTGTGCTGGTTACTATTTTGGTGATTAGATCAAAGGATTTAAATCGTATTTCTTAA
- a CDS encoding RNA polymerase sigma factor, with amino-acid sequence MDELILIKQCQKGDKSAFQALISFYYPFVSKYLLKLTGDEYLSEDLTQETFLRLIRFIDHYDINGKASFSTYIMTIAKRLYIDHLRKNKQIFTDFTELEIDSGEDMEQAVIKSMEIDEAIKRLNSLPQDQAIAIKMKYLEQKTLEEIARQLDIQPKTIKSRIHNGIVKIRQTLIGGES; translated from the coding sequence TTGGATGAACTTATATTGATTAAACAGTGTCAAAAAGGCGATAAATCGGCATTTCAGGCACTTATCTCTTTCTATTATCCATTTGTATCAAAATATCTACTAAAGCTGACCGGAGATGAGTATTTGAGCGAGGATCTAACGCAGGAAACATTTCTCCGGTTAATACGCTTCATTGATCATTATGATATCAATGGCAAGGCAAGCTTTTCCACCTATATCATGACCATTGCCAAACGCCTCTATATCGACCATTTGCGGAAAAATAAGCAGATATTTACAGACTTTACTGAGCTTGAGATTGATTCCGGAGAGGATATGGAACAGGCGGTTATCAAAAGCATGGAGATCGACGAGGCGATAAAGCGGCTTAATTCTCTACCACAGGATCAGGCTATTGCTATTAAAATGAAATATCTGGAACAAAAAACGTTGGAGGAAATAGCAAGGCAGCTTGATATACAACCAAAAACCATCAAAAGCCGAATACACAATGGCATAGTCAAGATTCGGCAGACATTGATAGGGGGCGAATCGTAG